The Exiguobacterium mexicanum genome includes a window with the following:
- a CDS encoding helix-turn-helix transcriptional regulator, with amino-acid sequence MNNRERLLEVRRFFERHTDDNHPKTLEDLLEYLSTIGDTSKLAKKSVKDDIQALTDSGFEVQDELEKNGLAKKYWHSARLFEIHELRMMVDAIVAAKFISEDVTERIVEKLQKLTSIPEAETLQSIIKTPKKKHGQIPYHIDRIQRAIQEQKAISFQYTDVVGFDATKRTFPLRRDGERYVVNPIDLHWNHEQYYLIGIDESIGEIRNYRVDRIVNSEIVEDDTPRMKHHLPDDYFQKSFNMYNGLDEEIVLAVDERVLPVIFDKLGEDVSITQDGERFLIRFDAAVSDGFVFWLLSLGTQVEVLEPITLRDHLRETIEAMAERYAKASIH; translated from the coding sequence GTGAACAACCGAGAAAGGTTACTCGAGGTGAGACGGTTTTTCGAACGCCACACAGATGATAATCATCCAAAGACGTTAGAAGACTTGCTCGAATATTTATCTACGATCGGAGATACTTCTAAGTTAGCAAAAAAATCAGTGAAAGACGACATCCAAGCATTGACCGATTCGGGGTTCGAGGTGCAGGATGAGCTCGAGAAGAACGGCCTCGCCAAAAAATATTGGCATTCGGCCCGTTTGTTTGAAATCCATGAGCTCCGGATGATGGTCGACGCCATCGTCGCGGCGAAGTTCATCTCGGAGGACGTGACAGAGCGGATCGTCGAAAAACTTCAAAAACTGACGAGTATTCCGGAAGCGGAAACGCTCCAGTCGATCATCAAGACACCGAAGAAGAAACACGGACAGATTCCTTACCATATCGATCGCATCCAGCGCGCGATCCAAGAACAAAAGGCAATCTCGTTCCAATATACGGACGTCGTCGGCTTTGACGCCACGAAGCGAACGTTCCCGCTTCGCCGTGACGGCGAGCGTTATGTCGTCAATCCGATTGACCTGCACTGGAACCATGAGCAATATTATTTGATTGGCATCGATGAGTCGATCGGGGAAATCCGAAACTATCGCGTCGACCGCATCGTCAACTCAGAGATTGTCGAGGATGATACGCCGCGCATGAAACATCATTTGCCGGATGACTACTTCCAAAAGTCGTTCAATATGTACAACGGGCTCGACGAGGAAATCGTCCTTGCCGTCGACGAGCGCGTCCTCCCGGTCATCTTCGACAAGCTCGGCGAAGACGTCTCGATTACTCAAGACGGAGAACGCTTCCTCATCCGCTTCGATGCGGCCGTATCCGACGGGTTCGTCTTCTGGCTCTTGTCGCTCGGCACGCAAGTCGAGGTGCTCGAACCGATCACCCTCCGCGACCATTTGCGCGAGACGATCGAGGCGATGGCCGAACGATATGCGAAGGCGAGCATTCACTGA
- a CDS encoding alpha/beta fold hydrolase: MKHYAHVNGTKIEYMDRGHGPVIVLIHGTQSSSLEPYHVDRLVVSGFRVIVPSRPGYGETPYSFSASPQAFATNLRRLMEIMAIDRYHVYGISAGGPTAIELASQNDHALSLTLAAAVTSVVDFPYRQYISRNVAQPAFIALQFAMKQFVARAIQKQPFEATARMIQSTSLLALDVIRDEVTPYDIFLLKRVASQMAFGLGAQFDLRQQVTDEALLGVTCPTYIVHSKNDKAVPVRHAHHAKRLIPHAQLTILNSPGHLIWIGRQARKSEQQIERFIRFNS, from the coding sequence GTGAAACATTACGCGCACGTCAACGGCACGAAAATCGAATATATGGACCGCGGTCACGGTCCGGTCATCGTTCTGATTCATGGGACCCAATCATCGAGCCTCGAACCGTACCATGTGGACCGGCTCGTCGTGTCCGGTTTTCGGGTCATAGTCCCATCCCGTCCCGGCTACGGTGAGACTCCGTACTCATTTTCGGCTTCACCGCAAGCGTTCGCCACCAACCTACGTCGTTTGATGGAAATCATGGCAATCGATCGGTATCACGTGTACGGCATTTCGGCCGGTGGCCCGACGGCAATCGAGCTCGCATCGCAGAACGACCACGCGCTCAGCCTGACGCTCGCTGCCGCTGTGACGAGCGTCGTCGACTTCCCCTATCGGCAATACATCAGCCGTAACGTCGCCCAGCCTGCGTTCATCGCGCTGCAATTTGCGATGAAACAGTTCGTCGCCCGCGCCATTCAAAAACAACCGTTCGAGGCGACGGCCCGCATGATTCAATCGACGAGCCTGCTCGCACTCGATGTCATCCGCGACGAAGTGACCCCGTACGATATCTTCCTATTGAAACGAGTCGCTAGCCAAATGGCGTTCGGTCTCGGTGCCCAGTTCGACCTGCGGCAACAAGTGACCGATGAAGCGCTGCTCGGGGTGACGTGCCCGACGTATATCGTCCACTCCAAAAATGACAAGGCCGTGCCGGTCCGCCACGCGCATCACGCGAAACGGCTCATCCCGCACGCCCAGCTCACCATCTTGAACAGCCCCGGCCATTTGATTTGGATTGGTCGTCAAGCACGGAAGAGCGAGCAACAGATTGAACGCTTTATCCGCTTCAACTCATAA
- a CDS encoding sucrose-6-phosphate hydrolase — protein MSWTKAERYRSLRDVSALEMETLRTKTAASPWRFGYHIQPPTGLLNDPNGFTYYNGEYHMFYQWFPLGPVHGLKHWYHVTSPDLVTWTDRGVALVPETTEDSHGAYSGSGFVKDGELHVMYTGNHRTDDWTRHTSQVIGVLRDGKIERRNVAIPDVPAGYTEHFRDPKVWLEDGAYYAVVGAQRTDETGCVVLYHSVDLDDWTFLGEIKTGLDSFGYMWECPDVFELNGQHVLVFSPQGIEPDGHRYHNIYQSGFLIGKLDVETLTFTHGAFEELDFGFDFYAPQTTEQDGRRVLVGWMGLPEIEYPTDRFGWAHALTLPRVLTIEEGMLKQRPVAEMTTLRQDTFLDASGTSISVATPDRYELEVKTDGSDFTLDLLQVENESLVIRYDATAGELTIDRTNAGEPFATEFGTTRTKAIHVTSLHVFVDSSSVECFVNDGEAVATLRVFPSELEKQLRYEGATASLTGWTYQ, from the coding sequence ATGAGTTGGACGAAGGCAGAGCGTTACCGCTCGTTACGTGACGTGAGTGCCCTCGAGATGGAGACGCTCCGCACGAAGACGGCAGCTTCCCCGTGGCGGTTCGGATACCATATCCAACCGCCGACGGGACTCCTGAACGACCCGAACGGATTCACGTATTACAACGGGGAATATCACATGTTCTATCAGTGGTTCCCGCTCGGACCGGTACACGGTCTCAAACACTGGTATCATGTCACATCACCCGACCTCGTCACGTGGACGGACCGCGGGGTGGCGTTAGTCCCGGAGACGACCGAAGATTCACACGGTGCCTATTCAGGCAGCGGGTTCGTGAAAGACGGGGAACTCCACGTCATGTACACGGGCAATCACCGGACGGATGACTGGACGCGTCACACCTCGCAAGTGATCGGCGTGTTGCGGGATGGCAAGATCGAACGTCGCAATGTCGCGATTCCGGACGTGCCGGCCGGGTACACGGAACATTTCCGTGACCCGAAAGTGTGGCTCGAGGACGGCGCCTATTACGCCGTCGTCGGCGCACAACGTACGGACGAGACGGGTTGCGTCGTCTTGTATCACTCGGTCGACTTGGATGACTGGACGTTCCTCGGTGAAATCAAGACGGGACTCGATTCGTTCGGCTACATGTGGGAATGTCCCGACGTGTTCGAACTGAACGGGCAGCACGTCCTCGTCTTCTCGCCGCAAGGGATTGAACCGGACGGGCATCGCTATCACAACATCTATCAGTCTGGGTTCTTGATCGGCAAGCTCGACGTTGAGACGTTAACATTCACCCACGGAGCGTTCGAGGAGCTCGACTTCGGGTTTGATTTTTACGCCCCACAGACGACAGAACAGGACGGACGACGCGTTCTCGTCGGTTGGATGGGACTCCCTGAAATCGAGTATCCGACGGACCGCTTCGGTTGGGCCCACGCCTTGACGTTACCGCGTGTGCTCACAATTGAGGAAGGGATGCTCAAGCAGCGTCCGGTGGCGGAGATGACAACGCTTCGCCAAGACACATTCCTCGACGCGTCCGGCACATCAATCAGCGTCGCGACACCGGACCGGTATGAGCTTGAGGTGAAAACGGATGGGTCAGACTTCACGCTCGACCTGCTTCAGGTCGAGAATGAGTCACTCGTCATTCGTTACGACGCGACGGCAGGCGAATTGACGATCGACCGGACGAATGCCGGAGAGCCGTTCGCGACCGAGTTTGGCACGACACGGACGAAAGCGATTCATGTGACGTCGCTTCACGTGTTCGTCGACTCGTCAAGTGTCGAATGCTTCGTCAATGACGGTGAGGCGGTCGCCACGCTCCGTGTCTTCCCGAGCGAGCTCGAGAAACAGTTGCGTTACGAAGGCGCGACTGCGAGCCTGACCGGTTGGACGTATCAATAA
- a CDS encoding sucrose-specific PTS transporter subunit IIBC, whose product MNYRQEAEAILEALGGKDNVAAAAHCATRLRLVLNDESKVDEKKLDALDVVKGTFSTGGQYQIIIGAGTVNKVYAEFAELTGLGDMSTSDVKSAGAKKGNPLQQFVKMLSDIFVPIIPAIVAGGLLMGINNLLTAPDLFFEGSSLIDQYPGIADLAAMINTFANAAFVFLPVLIGFSAAKRFGGNPYLGAALGMIMVHPDLVNAYAQATVGDIPVWNILGFEIEKLGYQGQVLPVLVSAYILSKLEINIRKFMPASLDILLTPLLSLLITAFVTFAFVGPITREAGNLIIDGLVWTYDSLGFFGGLVMGLLYAPIVITGMHHSFIAIETQLLADIARTGGSFIFPIAAMSNVAQGAATLAVFFLTRDQKMKGVASASGISALLGITEPAMFGVNLKLRYPFIAAIIGSGVASAFIVGREVLAVALGAAGLPGIISIAPASIVSYIIGMAIAFAVAFGLTFVLAKRQAKKEAVKQAA is encoded by the coding sequence ATGAACTACAGACAAGAAGCAGAAGCGATTTTAGAGGCTCTCGGCGGGAAAGACAACGTCGCCGCCGCGGCCCACTGCGCGACCCGGCTCCGCCTCGTCTTGAACGACGAATCGAAAGTCGACGAGAAGAAACTTGACGCCCTCGACGTCGTCAAAGGAACGTTCTCGACCGGTGGCCAGTATCAAATCATCATCGGTGCAGGTACGGTTAACAAGGTGTACGCTGAGTTCGCTGAATTGACAGGCCTCGGCGATATGTCGACAAGCGACGTCAAGTCGGCCGGCGCGAAGAAAGGCAACCCGCTCCAACAGTTCGTCAAAATGTTGTCTGATATCTTCGTCCCAATCATCCCGGCCATCGTCGCCGGCGGTCTCTTGATGGGGATCAACAACTTGCTCACGGCACCTGATTTGTTCTTCGAAGGAAGCTCACTCATCGATCAGTACCCAGGCATCGCCGATCTCGCCGCGATGATCAACACGTTCGCGAACGCCGCCTTCGTCTTCCTGCCCGTCTTGATCGGGTTCTCCGCCGCCAAGCGGTTTGGGGGTAATCCGTACCTCGGCGCCGCGCTCGGGATGATCATGGTTCACCCGGATCTCGTCAACGCCTATGCGCAAGCAACGGTCGGTGATATCCCGGTTTGGAACATTCTCGGCTTTGAAATCGAGAAACTCGGTTACCAAGGACAAGTGTTACCGGTCCTCGTATCCGCTTATATCTTGTCGAAACTTGAAATCAATATTCGCAAATTCATGCCAGCATCACTCGATATCTTGCTCACACCGCTCCTCTCGCTCCTCATTACGGCGTTCGTCACGTTCGCCTTCGTCGGACCGATCACACGCGAAGCGGGTAACTTGATCATCGACGGTCTCGTTTGGACGTACGACTCACTCGGCTTCTTCGGCGGTCTCGTCATGGGTCTCTTGTACGCACCGATCGTCATCACAGGGATGCACCACAGTTTCATCGCCATCGAGACACAGCTTCTTGCCGATATCGCACGTACGGGTGGATCATTCATCTTCCCAATCGCAGCCATGTCGAACGTCGCGCAAGGTGCGGCCACACTCGCTGTCTTCTTCTTGACACGTGACCAAAAGATGAAAGGTGTCGCTTCAGCATCTGGAATCTCGGCACTCCTCGGCATCACGGAACCGGCAATGTTCGGGGTCAACTTGAAACTTCGTTATCCGTTCATCGCGGCCATCATCGGTTCAGGCGTCGCCTCGGCGTTCATCGTCGGACGTGAAGTCCTCGCCGTTGCCCTCGGTGCGGCAGGTCTTCCAGGGATCATCTCAATCGCACCAGCGTCAATCGTCTCGTATATCATCGGTATGGCTATCGCCTTCGCGGTTGCCTTCGGATTGACGTTCGTGCTCGCGAAACGCCAAGCGAAAAAAGAAGCAGTCAAACAAGCAGCATAA
- a CDS encoding carbohydrate kinase family protein translates to MNTVHCIGELLIDWVCEDASSDLVNGTTFVKKAGGAPANVAAVVSKHGGNSSFLGQVGADPFGRFLKQTLVDNGVGVENLVEEGDTTFAFVSIQEDGERDFTFRRGSDGDYAFESIDLSAFKPGDIVHFGSATALLDGELKNAYFKLLQFAKRDGLFVSFDPNYRDALVTDLEAFKQDSLHFIAEADFVKLSEEEAHLLTGLDDLDEAIASLLETGAKRIAITLGSRGTLIATKDVKDVIASVKIESVDSTGAGDAFVGAYLYRLATLGIDDDRLLKDIEYANVTGALTCTAYGAIPAIPTQQRVLETLGGKPA, encoded by the coding sequence ATGAACACCGTACATTGCATTGGTGAACTATTGATTGATTGGGTTTGCGAGGACGCATCGAGCGACCTCGTCAACGGGACGACATTCGTAAAGAAAGCAGGGGGCGCACCGGCAAACGTCGCGGCAGTCGTCAGTAAACACGGAGGAAATTCGAGTTTCCTCGGTCAAGTCGGGGCAGACCCGTTCGGACGATTTTTAAAACAGACGCTCGTCGACAACGGCGTCGGCGTCGAGAATCTAGTTGAGGAAGGTGACACGACGTTCGCGTTCGTGTCGATTCAAGAAGACGGGGAACGGGACTTCACGTTCCGCCGCGGTAGCGACGGCGATTATGCGTTCGAGTCGATTGATTTGTCGGCCTTCAAGCCTGGGGACATCGTCCATTTCGGATCGGCGACGGCACTCCTCGACGGTGAGTTAAAGAACGCTTATTTCAAACTGCTCCAGTTCGCCAAGCGTGACGGCCTGTTCGTCTCGTTCGATCCGAACTACCGTGACGCGCTTGTGACCGACCTCGAGGCGTTCAAACAAGATTCGCTCCACTTCATCGCCGAAGCAGACTTCGTCAAGTTGAGCGAGGAGGAAGCGCATTTATTGACCGGGCTTGACGATTTAGACGAAGCGATCGCGTCGCTTCTCGAAACGGGTGCGAAACGAATCGCCATCACACTCGGCTCGCGCGGGACGCTGATTGCGACGAAAGATGTCAAAGACGTCATCGCTTCAGTGAAAATTGAAAGCGTCGATTCGACGGGAGCGGGTGATGCCTTTGTCGGCGCCTACTTGTATCGCTTAGCGACTCTAGGCATCGATGACGACCGTTTACTAAAGGATATTGAATACGCGAACGTGACCGGCGCATTGACGTGCACGGCATACGGCGCGATTCCAGCCATACCAACACAACAACGCGTACTTGAAACGCTAGGAGGGAAACCAGCATGA
- a CDS encoding LacI family DNA-binding transcriptional regulator produces the protein MKQVTINDIAKLAGVAKSTVSRYLNGGSVGQATREKIERVIQETNYEPNQFAQSLKSKQTKMIGVIVPRLDSYAASRTMMGIDERLTERGYQMLVVNTAQQTEREIEQLYNLAKQKVAGIIWLGTTVTPRHLKAINDIQIPVLLIGQEHEHVHSLVYPDFDAAYALGRQFMDWGHRDVLYVGVGPYDIAVGQARRDGFLHAFKEAGANVTTYTTTFKIDDAIPIGKRIAEATDDATLIVCATDNIAFGVLKGLANGGKSVPVDISVSGFGGYDFTEVLHPAITTVHLPYRRTGSRAADMILQLLTGETIPMKTFTTFELKLRESVDILN, from the coding sequence ATGAAACAAGTGACAATCAACGACATCGCCAAACTGGCCGGGGTCGCCAAAAGTACCGTCTCTCGTTATTTGAACGGGGGTTCGGTCGGACAAGCGACACGCGAGAAAATCGAGCGGGTCATTCAAGAGACGAACTATGAACCGAACCAGTTTGCGCAAAGCTTAAAGTCGAAACAGACGAAAATGATTGGTGTCATCGTCCCTCGTCTTGATTCCTATGCGGCTTCGCGTACGATGATGGGCATCGACGAGCGGTTGACCGAGCGCGGTTATCAAATGCTCGTCGTCAACACGGCCCAACAGACCGAACGCGAGATCGAGCAGTTGTATAACTTGGCAAAACAGAAAGTGGCCGGCATCATCTGGCTCGGGACGACCGTGACGCCGCGGCACTTGAAGGCGATCAACGATATCCAAATTCCGGTCCTATTGATCGGTCAAGAGCATGAACACGTCCATAGCCTCGTTTATCCCGATTTCGACGCGGCGTACGCTCTCGGACGGCAGTTCATGGACTGGGGGCACCGTGATGTCCTGTATGTCGGGGTCGGTCCGTACGACATCGCCGTCGGACAGGCACGGCGCGATGGTTTTCTGCATGCGTTCAAAGAAGCAGGCGCGAACGTAACGACGTATACGACGACGTTCAAAATTGACGACGCCATCCCGATTGGGAAACGGATCGCCGAGGCGACCGATGACGCGACGCTCATCGTCTGTGCGACCGACAACATCGCCTTCGGTGTCTTGAAAGGGCTCGCCAATGGCGGAAAATCGGTGCCGGTGGATATCTCGGTGAGCGGATTCGGCGGCTATGATTTCACCGAAGTGCTCCATCCAGCGATCACGACGGTGCATCTTCCATACCGTCGGACAGGGTCTCGTGCGGCTGACATGATTCTCCAATTGTTAACAGGCGAAACCATCCCAATGAAAACGTTCACAACTTTTGAATTAAAATTGCGAGAAAGCGTTGACATTTTAAATTAA
- a CDS encoding GNAT family N-acetyltransferase, translating to MEIVRQPIRQIDEIEYEHFKKYGQSSYGISAEELKGIFVEMGAEQVYSADEHSYGEDFYYDLLVDGQIVGKVLLLKLARVYQLDLMVFDAFKGNGYATEGLRLALEQSDLREGHTVRAGIPPTSPHQEAVRRVLEKNGFEKRNGLYYLNFKKRYVINH from the coding sequence ATGGAAATCGTGCGTCAACCTATTCGTCAGATTGATGAGATCGAATATGAGCATTTTAAAAAATATGGTCAAAGTTCTTACGGCATCTCAGCCGAAGAGTTAAAAGGCATCTTTGTCGAGATGGGGGCAGAGCAGGTATACTCGGCCGATGAGCATAGTTATGGGGAGGACTTCTATTATGATCTCCTCGTTGACGGGCAAATCGTCGGAAAAGTGTTGCTCTTGAAACTCGCTCGCGTCTATCAGCTCGATTTGATGGTGTTCGACGCCTTCAAGGGCAATGGCTATGCGACAGAAGGCTTGCGCCTCGCGCTCGAACAATCCGACTTAAGAGAAGGACATACCGTCCGCGCCGGCATCCCGCCGACGAGTCCACATCAGGAAGCGGTACGCCGTGTCCTTGAGAAGAACGGCTTCGAGAAACGGAACGGCCTTTACTATTTAAACTTTAAAAAGCGATATGTAATCAACCACTGA